A portion of the Esox lucius isolate fEsoLuc1 chromosome 20, fEsoLuc1.pri, whole genome shotgun sequence genome contains these proteins:
- the LOC105018833 gene encoding sodium-dependent neutral amino acid transporter B(0)AT3 isoform X2 — MDAVECAVDKTCNNTKDSGERPKWDNKVQYLLTCIGFAVGLGNVWRFPYLCQIYGGGAFLIPYVISLVLEGLPLLYMELAIGQRLRMGSIGIWYSITPYLGGLGLASMIVSFLVGLFYNTILAWILWYFFHSFQDPLPWKDCPVNQNLTGHVSECVKSTPVEYFWYRKTLDITPNIETSGSLQWWLVLCLATAWCIVYICFIRGIETIGKAVYVTATFPYLVLTIFLIRALTLPGATDGLVYLFTPNWETLKNPKVWLDAATQIFFSLSLAFGGLIAFSSYNPQKNDCERDALIVGCVNSLTSIYASIPIFAILGFKAKTNFDDCLDGNIRALTNAFNIGDNNITVENYKDWLARLNASDPSEVVSLNLKTCDMQTFLDQSASGTGLAFIVFTEAVIKMPGSQVWAILFFIMLFSLGLSSMFGNLEGVLTPLLDLKMVPLWMPKEIFTGLLCLTSFMMALLFTMGSGNYWLEIFNSYVGSLPLLIIAFFEIIAVVYIYGIKKFSDDIESMTGRRPNIFWQATWRVFSPLMLLVVFLAYVVVQTETEPTYDAWNPEYVKTCCIIRPKSTSPWLMCSPIPAGCLLSVFCCLLSPASPYLLWPSTGSHSS; from the exons ATGGATGCTGTGGAGTGTGCAGTGGATAAGACTTGTAACAACACTAAGGACAGTGGTGAACGACCCAAGTGGGACAACAAAGTCCAATATCTACTCACTTGCATAGGTTTTGCTGTGGGACTGGGCAACGTCTGGAGATTCCCATACTTGTGTCAGATCTACGGAGGAG GTGCTTTCCTGATCCCTTATGTCATTTCCTTGGTGTTGGAGGGCCTTCCCCTGCTGTATATGGAGCTGGCAATTGGACAGAGGCTCCGGATGGGAAGCATTGGAATTTGGTATTCAATCACACCCTATCTGGGAGGATTAG GTCTGGCCTCAATGATAGTGTCCTTCCTGGTGGGGCTGTTCTACAACACCATACTGGCCTGGATCCTGTGGTACTTCTTCCACTCGTTCCAAGATCCACTACCCTGGAAGGACTGTCCTGTTAACCAAAACCTCACAG GTcatgtgagtgaatgtgtgaaGAGCACACCAGTGGAGTACTTCTGGTATCGGAAAACCCTGGACATTACACCCAACATTGAGACCAGTGGCTCCTTGCAGTGGTGGCTGGTTCTGTGCCTGGCTACAGCTTGGTGTATCGTCTACATTTGCTTCATTCGGGGCATTGAGACCATTGGAAAG GCAGTGTATGTGACAGCTACATTCCCCTACCTCGTGCTGACCATCTTTCTGATCCGAGCCTTGACCCTACCAGGAGCAACCGACGGCCTGGTCTATCTGTTCACTCCAAAT TGGGAGACACTGAAGAATCCCAAGGTATGGTTGGATGCTGCCACTCAAatcttcttctccctctccctggccTTTGGGGGACTCATAGCGTTCTCCAGTTACAATCCTCAGAA AAATGACTGTGAACGAGACGCTCTCATAGTGGGATGTGTCAACAGCCTTACATCGATCTACGCATCCATTCCTATTTTTGCCATCCTTGGATTTAAAGCAAAAACCAACTTTGATGACTGTCTTGATGG AAATATCAGGGCTTTAACCAATGCATTCAATATTGGGGATAACAACATAACAGTTGAAAACTATAAGGACTGGCTGGCCCGCCTAAATGCGAGTGATCCCTCTGAAGTTGTTAGCCTCAACTTGAAGACGTGCGATATGCAAACATTCCTTGATCAG AGTGCCTCTGGGACTGGCCTGGCCTTCATAGTGTTCACAGAGGCAGTGATAAAAATGCCAGGCTCGCAGGTGTGGGCAATACTCTTCTTCATCATGCTCTTCAGCCTGGGGCTGTCCTCCATGTTTGGCAATCTAGAAGGGGTCCTTACACCACTGCTGGACCTGAAAATGGTGCCCTTGTGGATGCCTAAAGAAATATTTACAG GGTTGCTATGCCTCACCTCCTTCATGATGGCCCTGCTGTTTACTATGGGCTCAGGGAACTACTGGCTAGAGATCTTCAATAGCTACGTAGGATCCTTGCCTCTCCTCATCATAGCCTTCTTTGAGATCATCGCAGTGGTCTACATCTATGGAATAAAAAA GTTCAGTGATGACATAGAGTCCATGACGGGACGAAGGCCTAATATCTTCTGGCAGGCCACATGGAGAGTGTTTAGTCCACTGATGCTACTGGTGGTCTTCCTGGCTTATGTTGTTGTACAGACGGAGACCGAACCCACCTACGATGCCTGGAACCCAGAATATGTAAAGACATGTTGCATCATCAGGCCGAA GTCCACTTCCCCTTGGCTGATGTGCAGCCCTATCCCCGCTGGGTGTTTGCTATCTGTGTTTTGTTGTCTGCTCTCCCCTGCATCTCCATACCTGCTGTGGCCCTCTACAGGTTCACACTCTTCCTGA
- the LOC105018833 gene encoding sodium-dependent neutral amino acid transporter B(0)AT3 isoform X1, protein MDAVECAVDKTCNNTKDSGERPKWDNKVQYLLTCIGFAVGLGNVWRFPYLCQIYGGGAFLIPYVISLVLEGLPLLYMELAIGQRLRMGSIGIWYSITPYLGGLGLASMIVSFLVGLFYNTILAWILWYFFHSFQDPLPWKDCPVNQNLTGHVSECVKSTPVEYFWYRKTLDITPNIETSGSLQWWLVLCLATAWCIVYICFIRGIETIGKAVYVTATFPYLVLTIFLIRALTLPGATDGLVYLFTPNWETLKNPKVWLDAATQIFFSLSLAFGGLIAFSSYNPQKNDCERDALIVGCVNSLTSIYASIPIFAILGFKAKTNFDDCLDGNIRALTNAFNIGDNNITVENYKDWLARLNASDPSEVVSLNLKTCDMQTFLDQSASGTGLAFIVFTEAVIKMPGSQVWAILFFIMLFSLGLSSMFGNLEGVLTPLLDLKMVPLWMPKEIFTGLLCLTSFMMALLFTMGSGNYWLEIFNSYVGSLPLLIIAFFEIIAVVYIYGIKKFSDDIESMTGRRPNIFWQATWRVFSPLMLLVVFLAYVVVQTETEPTYDAWNPEYVHFPLADVQPYPRWVFAICVLLSALPCISIPAVALYRFTLFLKSHVMDTRNYNPNNN, encoded by the exons ATGGATGCTGTGGAGTGTGCAGTGGATAAGACTTGTAACAACACTAAGGACAGTGGTGAACGACCCAAGTGGGACAACAAAGTCCAATATCTACTCACTTGCATAGGTTTTGCTGTGGGACTGGGCAACGTCTGGAGATTCCCATACTTGTGTCAGATCTACGGAGGAG GTGCTTTCCTGATCCCTTATGTCATTTCCTTGGTGTTGGAGGGCCTTCCCCTGCTGTATATGGAGCTGGCAATTGGACAGAGGCTCCGGATGGGAAGCATTGGAATTTGGTATTCAATCACACCCTATCTGGGAGGATTAG GTCTGGCCTCAATGATAGTGTCCTTCCTGGTGGGGCTGTTCTACAACACCATACTGGCCTGGATCCTGTGGTACTTCTTCCACTCGTTCCAAGATCCACTACCCTGGAAGGACTGTCCTGTTAACCAAAACCTCACAG GTcatgtgagtgaatgtgtgaaGAGCACACCAGTGGAGTACTTCTGGTATCGGAAAACCCTGGACATTACACCCAACATTGAGACCAGTGGCTCCTTGCAGTGGTGGCTGGTTCTGTGCCTGGCTACAGCTTGGTGTATCGTCTACATTTGCTTCATTCGGGGCATTGAGACCATTGGAAAG GCAGTGTATGTGACAGCTACATTCCCCTACCTCGTGCTGACCATCTTTCTGATCCGAGCCTTGACCCTACCAGGAGCAACCGACGGCCTGGTCTATCTGTTCACTCCAAAT TGGGAGACACTGAAGAATCCCAAGGTATGGTTGGATGCTGCCACTCAAatcttcttctccctctccctggccTTTGGGGGACTCATAGCGTTCTCCAGTTACAATCCTCAGAA AAATGACTGTGAACGAGACGCTCTCATAGTGGGATGTGTCAACAGCCTTACATCGATCTACGCATCCATTCCTATTTTTGCCATCCTTGGATTTAAAGCAAAAACCAACTTTGATGACTGTCTTGATGG AAATATCAGGGCTTTAACCAATGCATTCAATATTGGGGATAACAACATAACAGTTGAAAACTATAAGGACTGGCTGGCCCGCCTAAATGCGAGTGATCCCTCTGAAGTTGTTAGCCTCAACTTGAAGACGTGCGATATGCAAACATTCCTTGATCAG AGTGCCTCTGGGACTGGCCTGGCCTTCATAGTGTTCACAGAGGCAGTGATAAAAATGCCAGGCTCGCAGGTGTGGGCAATACTCTTCTTCATCATGCTCTTCAGCCTGGGGCTGTCCTCCATGTTTGGCAATCTAGAAGGGGTCCTTACACCACTGCTGGACCTGAAAATGGTGCCCTTGTGGATGCCTAAAGAAATATTTACAG GGTTGCTATGCCTCACCTCCTTCATGATGGCCCTGCTGTTTACTATGGGCTCAGGGAACTACTGGCTAGAGATCTTCAATAGCTACGTAGGATCCTTGCCTCTCCTCATCATAGCCTTCTTTGAGATCATCGCAGTGGTCTACATCTATGGAATAAAAAA GTTCAGTGATGACATAGAGTCCATGACGGGACGAAGGCCTAATATCTTCTGGCAGGCCACATGGAGAGTGTTTAGTCCACTGATGCTACTGGTGGTCTTCCTGGCTTATGTTGTTGTACAGACGGAGACCGAACCCACCTACGATGCCTGGAACCCAGAATAT GTCCACTTCCCCTTGGCTGATGTGCAGCCCTATCCCCGCTGGGTGTTTGCTATCTGTGTTTTGTTGTCTGCTCTCCCCTGCATCTCCATACCTGCTGTGGCCCTCTACAGGTTCACACTCTTCCTGAAGTCACATGTCATGGACACACGCAACTATAATCCCAATAACAACTAA
- the LOC105018833 gene encoding sodium-dependent neutral amino acid transporter B(0)AT1 isoform X3: MSFPWCWRAFPCCIWSWQLDRGSGWEALEFGLASMIVSFLVGLFYNTILAWILWYFFHSFQDPLPWKDCPVNQNLTGHVSECVKSTPVEYFWYRKTLDITPNIETSGSLQWWLVLCLATAWCIVYICFIRGIETIGKAVYVTATFPYLVLTIFLIRALTLPGATDGLVYLFTPNWETLKNPKVWLDAATQIFFSLSLAFGGLIAFSSYNPQKNDCERDALIVGCVNSLTSIYASIPIFAILGFKAKTNFDDCLDGNIRALTNAFNIGDNNITVENYKDWLARLNASDPSEVVSLNLKTCDMQTFLDQSASGTGLAFIVFTEAVIKMPGSQVWAILFFIMLFSLGLSSMFGNLEGVLTPLLDLKMVPLWMPKEIFTGLLCLTSFMMALLFTMGSGNYWLEIFNSYVGSLPLLIIAFFEIIAVVYIYGIKKFSDDIESMTGRRPNIFWQATWRVFSPLMLLVVFLAYVVVQTETEPTYDAWNPEYVHFPLADVQPYPRWVFAICVLLSALPCISIPAVALYRFTLFLKSHVMDTRNYNPNNN, from the exons ATGTCATTTCCTTGGTGTTGGAGGGCCTTCCCCTGCTGTATATGGAGCTGGCAATTGGACAGAGGCTCCGGATGGGAAGCATTGGAATTTG GTCTGGCCTCAATGATAGTGTCCTTCCTGGTGGGGCTGTTCTACAACACCATACTGGCCTGGATCCTGTGGTACTTCTTCCACTCGTTCCAAGATCCACTACCCTGGAAGGACTGTCCTGTTAACCAAAACCTCACAG GTcatgtgagtgaatgtgtgaaGAGCACACCAGTGGAGTACTTCTGGTATCGGAAAACCCTGGACATTACACCCAACATTGAGACCAGTGGCTCCTTGCAGTGGTGGCTGGTTCTGTGCCTGGCTACAGCTTGGTGTATCGTCTACATTTGCTTCATTCGGGGCATTGAGACCATTGGAAAG GCAGTGTATGTGACAGCTACATTCCCCTACCTCGTGCTGACCATCTTTCTGATCCGAGCCTTGACCCTACCAGGAGCAACCGACGGCCTGGTCTATCTGTTCACTCCAAAT TGGGAGACACTGAAGAATCCCAAGGTATGGTTGGATGCTGCCACTCAAatcttcttctccctctccctggccTTTGGGGGACTCATAGCGTTCTCCAGTTACAATCCTCAGAA AAATGACTGTGAACGAGACGCTCTCATAGTGGGATGTGTCAACAGCCTTACATCGATCTACGCATCCATTCCTATTTTTGCCATCCTTGGATTTAAAGCAAAAACCAACTTTGATGACTGTCTTGATGG AAATATCAGGGCTTTAACCAATGCATTCAATATTGGGGATAACAACATAACAGTTGAAAACTATAAGGACTGGCTGGCCCGCCTAAATGCGAGTGATCCCTCTGAAGTTGTTAGCCTCAACTTGAAGACGTGCGATATGCAAACATTCCTTGATCAG AGTGCCTCTGGGACTGGCCTGGCCTTCATAGTGTTCACAGAGGCAGTGATAAAAATGCCAGGCTCGCAGGTGTGGGCAATACTCTTCTTCATCATGCTCTTCAGCCTGGGGCTGTCCTCCATGTTTGGCAATCTAGAAGGGGTCCTTACACCACTGCTGGACCTGAAAATGGTGCCCTTGTGGATGCCTAAAGAAATATTTACAG GGTTGCTATGCCTCACCTCCTTCATGATGGCCCTGCTGTTTACTATGGGCTCAGGGAACTACTGGCTAGAGATCTTCAATAGCTACGTAGGATCCTTGCCTCTCCTCATCATAGCCTTCTTTGAGATCATCGCAGTGGTCTACATCTATGGAATAAAAAA GTTCAGTGATGACATAGAGTCCATGACGGGACGAAGGCCTAATATCTTCTGGCAGGCCACATGGAGAGTGTTTAGTCCACTGATGCTACTGGTGGTCTTCCTGGCTTATGTTGTTGTACAGACGGAGACCGAACCCACCTACGATGCCTGGAACCCAGAATAT GTCCACTTCCCCTTGGCTGATGTGCAGCCCTATCCCCGCTGGGTGTTTGCTATCTGTGTTTTGTTGTCTGCTCTCCCCTGCATCTCCATACCTGCTGTGGCCCTCTACAGGTTCACACTCTTCCTGAAGTCACATGTCATGGACACACGCAACTATAATCCCAATAACAACTAA
- the si:ch211-254p10.2 gene encoding solute carrier family 40 member 1, whose protein sequence is MNATMRRIDQVTNILAPLAVGQVMTLASNVVGCGFILGWNLVSLIVEFIFLSRVYRIVPALSVKPPAPEDDQGTLQTPAERTDRLVERRGSQEQSGAVASGLPDNDGDVSLNLKEITNLPLCFRRFRWLLSTCMDGWRAYYRQDVFLAGMGLAFLYTTVLGFDCITTGYAYTQGISGSLLSLLMGVSAITGLMGTVMFTKLRKAYGLVNTGIISSCLHLGCLLLCVCSVFAPGSPMDLSLLMPFLDANVSSDAAKGLVAGRRQKHTYPTRGGINQPLLPDRSSIHWTNNTVLFENMPSGTAPESFISITLLFLGVITARIGLWSFDLTVTQLLQENICESERGVVNGVQSSMNYLMDLLHFIMVISAPQPQHFGILVIISVLFITTGHTMYFLYARKAKRKPGGRLAT, encoded by the exons ATGAACGCTACCATGCGGCGCATCGATCAGGTGACCAACATCCTGGCCCCACTGGCCGTGGGACAGGTCATGACCCTGGCCTCCAATGTGGTTGGTTGTGGCTTCATCCTGGGCTGGAACCTGGTGTCCCTCATAGTGGAGTTTATCTTTTTGTCCCGGGTCTACCGCATTGTCCCGGCACTGTCCGTCAAACCGCCCGCACCTGAGGATGACCAGGGAACCCTGCAGACACCTGCAGAGAGAACAGACAGAttggtggagaggagggggtcACAAG AGCAGAGTGGGGCGGTGGCCTCGGGCCTCCCGGACAACGACGGCGACGTCAGCCTGAACCTGAAGGAGATCACCAACCTGCCTCTGTGCTTCCGCCGCTTCCGCTGGCTGCTGAGCACCTGCATGGACGGCTGGCGGGCCTACTACCGCCAGGACGTCTTCCTGGCCGGCATGGGCCTGGCGTTCCTCTACACCACCGTGCTGGGCTTCGACTGCATCACCACGGGCTACGCCTACACCCAGGGCATCAGCGGGTCCCTGCTCAGTCTGCTGATGGGCGTGTCGGCGATCACAGGACTCATGGGCACGGTGATGTTCACCAAGCTGAGGAAGGCCTATGGTTTGGTGAACACGGGCATCATCTCCAGCTGCCTCCACCTGGGCTGCTTGCTGCTGTGCGTGTGCTCCGTGTTCGCGCCCGGCAGCCCCATGGACCTCAGCCTGCTCATGCCCTTCCTGGACGCCAACGTGTCGTCCGACGCCGCCAAGGGGCTGGTGGCGGGCCGGAGGCAGAAGCACACCTACCCAACGCGGGGCGGCATCAACCAGCCGCTGCTGCCCGACCGCTCGTCCATTCACTGGACCAACAACACGGTGCTGTTTGAAAACATGCCGTCGGGCACGGCGCCAGAATCCTTCATCTCCATAACCCTGTTGTTCTTGGGCGTCATTACGGCGCGCATCG GTCTGTGGTCCTTCGACCTGACTGTGACCCAGCTGCTCCAGGAGAACATCTGCGAGTCAGAGCGCGGGGTGGTCAACGGCGTCCAGAGCTCCATGAACTACCTGATGGACCTCCTGCACTTCATCATGGTCATCTCGGCTCCTCAGCCGCAGCACTTCGGCATCCTGGTCATCATCTCCGTACTGTTCATCACCACGGGACACACCATGTACTTCCTGTACGCGCGCAAAGCCAAGAGAAAACCCGGCGGACGCCTGGCCACGTAG